In Xenopus tropicalis strain Nigerian chromosome 5, UCB_Xtro_10.0, whole genome shotgun sequence, one genomic interval encodes:
- the lamp5 gene encoding lysosome-associated membrane glycoprotein 5 precursor produces MDYRACTSALRMPVLLLLLCTFSCNLAEQEVENLSGLSSNPDKNIFAIRENGTTCLMAEFSARILVPYEVPSSNEVDWDLEEASIQLPRDTEIRGKCWNNESELHLSWLDKAYTLKLFFSKEGQDASKSRSWKMSKIQFLYDPSEHTIFKSGARPGRHTANSHHLSLMVTPAGMSYECEATQRISLTSTDHQKIVVLYLSEVHLQPFDIKSDFVYSEEYKCPTDQRKQLEETLPLILGLTLGVAILIIVAVYHIHHKMTANQVQIPRDRSLYKHMG; encoded by the exons ATGGATTACAGAGCTTGCACTTCAGCCTTGAGAATGCCAGTGTTACTGCTCCTTCTCT GCACTTTCAGCTGTAACCTTGCGGAGCAAGAAGTCGAAAACCTCTCAGGTCTCTCCAGTAACCCagacaaaaatatttttgctatCCGGGAGAATGGGACGACTTGCCTTATGGCTGAATTCTCAGCTAGAATCCTCGTACCCTATGAAGTACCTTCCAGTAATGAAGTGGAT TGGGACCTAGAAGAAGCCTCTATCCAGTTACCCAGAGATACAGAAATAAGAGGGAAATGTTGGAACAATGAATCTGAGCTCCATCTGTCCTGGCTGGACAAAGCCTATACTCTCAAGCTCTTTTTCTCCAAG GAGGGACAAGATGCTTCCAAATCCCGTAGTTGGAAAATGAGTAAAATCCAGTTTTTGTATGACCCTTCGGAACACACAATTTTTAAGAGCGGAGCAAGAC CTGGAAGGCACACAGCCAATAGCCACCACCTCTCTCTCATGGTCACACCAGCTGGCATGTCTTATGAATGTGAGGCAACCCAGAGAATCAGCCTGACATCTACTGACCACCAGAAGATAGTCGTTCTGTACCTTTCGGAAGTTCACCTACAGCCATTTGATATCAAGAGTGATTTCGTCTACAGTGAAG AATACAAGTGTCCAACGGATCAAAGGAAGCAGCTGGAGGAAACGCTTCCCCTCATCCTAGGCCTGACGTTGGGAGTAGCCATACTCATCATCGTCGCCGTGTATCACATTCACCACAAGATGACAGCCAATCAAGTTCAGATACCTCGGGACAGATCTCTGTACAAGCACATGGGATAA